A window of Synechococcus sp. MEDNS5 contains these coding sequences:
- the psaK gene encoding photosystem I reaction center subunit PsaK — MFLSLLAITPASVTWTPKVALVMIICNVIAIAIGKATIKYPNEGAKMPSGSFFGGMSHGAMLGCTSFGHLLGMGAILGLSTRGVF; from the coding sequence ATGTTCCTGTCCCTTCTGGCCATCACTCCTGCTTCCGTGACCTGGACACCCAAGGTGGCTCTGGTGATGATCATCTGCAATGTGATTGCGATCGCTATCGGCAAGGCCACGATCAAGTACCCCAACGAAGGCGCAAAAATGCCGAGCGGATCCTTCTTCGGTGGCATGAGTCACGGTGCCATGCTCGGCTGCACCAGCTTCGGCCACCTGCTGGGAATGGGTGCCATTCTTGGTCTGTCAACCCGCGGCGTCTTCTGA
- a CDS encoding DUF3593 domain-containing protein, whose translation MDNFDPAPVFALSLFPYLFFLYKLGSNGWFNRLARVGFQLTLLFVGVTIVAAVVALVRFDAELVAIDPLHGGAEAFLTFSNALIVAGLLRVDVPKR comes from the coding sequence ATGGACAATTTTGATCCGGCACCCGTCTTTGCGCTTTCGCTTTTCCCGTATCTCTTCTTCCTGTACAAACTCGGAAGCAACGGCTGGTTCAACCGGCTCGCGCGCGTTGGCTTTCAACTCACTCTTCTATTTGTTGGCGTCACCATCGTTGCCGCCGTTGTGGCTCTGGTTCGCTTCGATGCCGAACTCGTTGCCATCGATCCTCTTCATGGCGGCGCTGAAGCCTTCCTCACTTTCAGCAACGCTCTGATCGTGGCTGGTCTTCTCAGAGTTGATGTGCCGAAGCGATGA
- a CDS encoding DUF2499 domain-containing protein produces the protein MHELSLGTWWIHWASVVEWLAAIVLIQRRSPGLKLAGMSLFSLAMVPALISAMAACTWHLYDNAESLRWLVTLQAFTTLLGNCCLALAAANGHMASVPESPSQEEQ, from the coding sequence ATGCACGAACTGTCACTCGGGACCTGGTGGATCCACTGGGCATCTGTTGTTGAGTGGCTTGCTGCCATTGTTCTGATCCAGCGCCGCTCTCCTGGTCTGAAGTTGGCAGGCATGAGCCTCTTCAGCCTTGCCATGGTTCCGGCATTGATCAGTGCGATGGCGGCATGCACCTGGCACCTCTACGACAACGCCGAATCATTGCGGTGGTTGGTCACGCTTCAGGCATTCACAACCCTTTTGGGCAATTGTTGTCTTGCCTTGGCAGCAGCGAACGGTCATATGGCATCAGTTCCCGAATCACCATCTCAGGAGGAGCAGTGA
- the csaB gene encoding polysaccharide pyruvyl transferase CsaB, whose amino-acid sequence MDRSVGMILAHSSNSGRPRILICGYYGEHNLGDDALLSVLLNQLDDRWEPVITARDRQAVESLAPGIETVDRRSLATVLKAVRQVDALILGGGSLLQDSTSTRSLIYYILLIWCAKSLQKPVLLWGQGLGPLKRRFSRLLVRTSLKTISSVTWRDPSSMNQAMEWKLDVPMKIGPDPVWAHSAPAWTSGQSLILCWRPTPLLNISGWHRLVNSLSRFSEMHDLNVIWLAFHGHQDASLYQSLLEENIVPNALEQRSTVHIAESIPQVQKLFSESRMVIAMRLHALILAAVGGVPTSALSYDPKVRAAADLADITCSELNNHLSEHHLISQWKEAMKTHLDECNIHALACDAKVHSKVMNEKLCKLIN is encoded by the coding sequence ATGGACAGAAGCGTGGGGATGATTTTGGCGCACTCAAGCAACAGCGGCCGTCCCAGGATTCTGATTTGCGGGTACTACGGAGAGCACAACCTGGGGGACGATGCGCTGCTTTCAGTTCTCCTGAATCAGCTGGACGATCGATGGGAACCAGTGATCACAGCAAGAGATCGCCAAGCAGTGGAGTCATTGGCCCCAGGCATTGAGACTGTTGACAGGCGTTCTCTGGCAACGGTGCTGAAGGCAGTGAGGCAGGTTGATGCCCTGATTCTGGGTGGAGGAAGCCTGCTTCAAGATTCAACGAGCACTCGCAGTTTGATCTATTACATCCTTCTCATCTGGTGCGCAAAGAGTCTCCAGAAGCCAGTCCTGTTGTGGGGGCAAGGTTTAGGACCATTGAAACGAAGGTTCAGCAGGTTGCTGGTTCGAACGTCATTAAAAACGATTAGCTCAGTTACCTGGAGAGACCCATCCTCGATGAATCAGGCAATGGAATGGAAGCTGGACGTACCGATGAAAATTGGACCAGATCCCGTTTGGGCTCATTCAGCACCGGCCTGGACATCGGGACAGTCGTTGATCTTGTGTTGGAGGCCTACTCCACTTTTAAACATCAGCGGCTGGCATCGGCTCGTCAATTCGTTGTCTCGATTCAGTGAGATGCATGATTTGAATGTTATTTGGCTTGCATTTCATGGACATCAAGATGCCAGCTTATATCAGTCTTTGCTCGAAGAAAATATTGTTCCAAATGCACTCGAACAACGGTCAACTGTTCATATTGCAGAGTCGATCCCTCAAGTTCAAAAACTTTTCAGCGAGTCGAGAATGGTGATTGCTATGAGGCTACATGCCCTTATTTTGGCTGCCGTAGGTGGTGTTCCGACGAGTGCACTGAGCTACGACCCAAAAGTGAGGGCAGCAGCCGATCTTGCAGATATTACGTGCTCTGAACTCAACAATCATTTGTCAGAGCATCATTTAATAAGCCAATGGAAAGAGGCAATGAAAACTCATCTCGATGAGTGTAATATTCATGCGTTAGCATGCGACGCAAAAGTTCACAGCAAAGTAATGAATGAAAAACTGTGCAAACTAATTAATTGA
- a CDS encoding PstS family phosphate ABC transporter substrate-binding protein: MGLRPSFFLASFALVSSLSAAASAAGLSIAGSSTVYPITSLAIKKFNETSQGKNVSFSLRSTGSSAGFREFCSNKIPLANASRPISAKEIIACQRNGVKFIELPIAFDAITVVVNKSNRWLNSLTPSELSRLWSKASQDKVQTWNQVNLDFPDKQIKLCGPGKDSGTFDIFNKAINKSKANSRTDYKSSEDDNVIVNCVANNPNALGYFGFSYFLNNQSKLKAIRIVNGKGNAILPSLAAVQKEIYQPLSRPLFLYVNDRSLRNNTSFRNFITYYLRNVEQLVTQANYIPLQSATYRLVDSKLYRHILGTSFAGKIPVGLTIGQILQTSFDVHKKPQFR, encoded by the coding sequence ATGGGATTAAGACCTTCTTTTTTCCTCGCTTCATTTGCACTCGTCTCTAGCCTTAGTGCTGCAGCTTCGGCTGCAGGGCTCTCAATTGCTGGATCCAGTACGGTTTATCCCATTACATCCTTAGCAATTAAAAAATTCAACGAAACAAGTCAAGGAAAAAACGTTTCGTTTTCTTTGCGGTCAACTGGATCCTCCGCAGGTTTTAGGGAGTTTTGCAGCAATAAAATTCCTCTTGCCAATGCATCAAGGCCTATTAGTGCAAAGGAAATCATTGCTTGCCAACGGAACGGTGTCAAATTTATTGAATTACCGATAGCCTTTGACGCCATTACTGTGGTTGTTAACAAATCGAACCGTTGGCTTAATTCCTTAACTCCGTCCGAGCTTTCACGTTTATGGTCCAAGGCATCACAGGACAAGGTACAAACCTGGAATCAAGTCAATCTTGATTTTCCCGATAAGCAAATTAAACTTTGTGGGCCAGGTAAGGATTCCGGTACATTTGATATCTTTAATAAAGCCATCAATAAGTCCAAAGCTAATTCTAGAACCGATTATAAATCTAGCGAGGATGACAATGTCATTGTTAATTGTGTCGCAAATAATCCAAACGCTCTAGGATATTTCGGTTTTTCCTACTTCCTTAACAATCAATCAAAACTCAAAGCCATTCGAATTGTTAATGGTAAGGGGAATGCCATTCTTCCCTCTTTAGCGGCCGTACAAAAAGAGATCTATCAGCCTCTTTCCCGTCCTCTGTTCCTTTATGTTAACGATCGTTCTTTACGCAATAACACGTCTTTTCGCAACTTCATCACTTATTATCTGCGTAACGTCGAACAGCTTGTGACACAGGCAAATTATATTCCTTTGCAAAGTGCGACCTATCGACTTGTCGATTCCAAGCTTTACCGTCATATTCTCGGAACATCATTTGCCGGCAAAATCCCCGTTGGTTTAACAATTGGACAAATTCTACAAACAAGTTTTGATGTTCATAAAAAACCACAGTTCCGTTAA